Genomic segment of Paenibacillaceae bacterium GAS479:
TCCGCTCAGCGTTCGGCCATCCGGGAGGGTATAAACGAAGGCGACTGTCGCCCCATTGGACAGCTGCTGTCCGACCGGCAGTGAAGTGATGACGACGGAGAACATAACGCTGACTGGAGTGCCATCCACTGAGCCTGCCGGAATGCCTATAGCTGGATCTCCTCCGGGAACAGGTGCACCTCCGACGATGACGCTGTTGGGAACCAAGCTTGTGCCGACCGGAATGAGATCGAATACGGTGGCCGTAGCCGGGTAGTTTCCAGTGTTGGTCAACGTGATCGTATACACAACCGTGTCTCCGACCGTAGCGCTTGAGGTGCTAGCCGTTTTGACTGCGGCCAAGATCGGTTGATAAATAGGTGTGACGACCGTGTTGGAGAAAGCCGCTCCTGTGAAGGTTCCGCTCGTAAAGCTGGCCGATGCCGTGTTGGATACTTGAGGTGGACTCGGCAGCGAGGTGACCTGAAGTGAAAAAGTAACAGTGGCTGAAGCGCCCGAAGCAAGCCCGGTGACAGGAGCTCCGGCAGCTGGATTAGCGCCCGGAATGATAACGCCGTCCACGGCATAACTGCCCGGTACGAACACCGTTCCTGGGGGCAGCGGATCGGTCAGGATGATGCTGGTCAAGGCCGCTAAGCTATTGTTAGTCAGCACGACCGTATACGGGATAATGTCACCGACGGAAGCTGCCGTCAGCCCAGCGGCGATAGTCAGCGACAGATTCGGTGCTGATACCGGAACCACCAGCAGATTGGAGGAGGCGCTGCCGGTCAATGTGCTGCCGCTTGGCAATGTGAAGCTGAACGCTACGCTCGCCTGGTTGGTAATGACCTGAGGCGTAGGCAGTGACGTAATGTTCAGTGAAAAGGATACGGAGACCGTCGCACCTGCAGCGACGACGCCGATGGGAATTCCAGCTGACGGATCTGCTCCCGGCTGCGGTACGCCGCCGACGATAACGCTGTTCGGCACTAAAACAGTACCGGTAGGGATTAGATCGGTTACCGTTGCGGTAGCCCCGTAATTACCGGTGTTCGTCACCGCCACTGTGTAGCTGATCGTATCACCTAGCGTAGCGCTTGCGGTGCTAGCCGTTTTGACTGCGGCCAAGCTTGGCTGGTAGATCGGAGTCGTGATCAGCCCGGACTGGACGGTAGCGGAAAGTATGCCGGAGGTGAAGCTGACGATCGCCTGATTGCCAACAAAGCCGCCCGTCGGCACGCTAGTCACCGTCACGCTAAACGCCACTGTAGCACCAGCTCCCGGCGCAAGAGTACCCAGTTGAATGCCGGCGGAAGGCACCGTTGCGACAGGCACGCCGTTCACCGTTGTGCTCCCGGCGACAAGCGCCGTCCCTGCGGGAAGTGCATCGGTCAGCACAACGTTGTTGATGGGATCGAGGTCCCCGTTGAACACAGCGATGCTATAGCTGATCGTATTGCCGACTGCAGCGTCGAGCTGAGGAGTCGTTTTCACCACGGTGACATTTGGAGGCGAGACCGCGACGCTGACCGAATTGGACAAGGCGGAGCCGCTCAGCGTCCTGCCGTCAGGCGGCGTGAAGGTATACGTAGCAGATGCCTGGTTAACAAATACTTGCGGACTTGGCAGTGTATCAGCGATTAGGGAAAAAGTTACGGTTGTGTTCGCGCCTGGCAGCACATTACCAAGGTTGATGCCTGTTGTCAGATCGGCCCCTGGCAACGGAACTCCGTTTGCCGACACACTGTTTGGCACGAAGGACATGCCTACTGGAATCGTATCGAACAGCGTGACATTGCCTTGCAGGTTGCCGCTGTTTGCCACGACTATCGTATAGGATACCGTTTCTCCGAGTGTAACGGCGGTACGGCTGGCAGCCTTGGTCAGCGAGATTTGCGGCTGCGTGATCGGCGTATTCGTCACGTTGGATGCAGATGTACTGGAGAAGCTGCCGGAAGTAAAGCTGGCTGTGGACTGGTTGTTAATCTGAGATGGGATGGCCATCGTTACGTTCACCTCGAATTGGACGGTGGCTGAAGCCCCCGGAGCCAGAGTGCCAAGCGGTATGCCAGATACGGGTGTTGCGAGAGGGAGTGAAGTCCCCTGTACGATGACGCTGCCAGGTACAAAAGCAGTGTTCGGAGGCAAGATGTCCGTGAGCACGACATTGTTAACGGGAGAGACACCATTGTTGGTGACTACAACGGTATAAATTAGCATATCGCCAACGATGGCAGAAATCTGGTTGAAGCTTCCGACCAGGCTCACGCTTGGGGAGGATACCGGGATGATGAGCGTATTCGACGAGAGAGTGCCGATAATCTGCCTGCCTCCCGGCAATGTGTAGGAATAGGTGCCAGAGGCGGAGTTACTGACCGTCTGCGGCGATGGAAGTGACGTTACGGCAACGACAAAAGTAATCAGCACTATGGCACCGGGACTGGTGAGCGGCAGATCAATTCCAACCTGCGGGTCCAATCCCGGAGCAGGCGCTCCATTGATGGTCACGGTGTTCACGACGAACGTTAGTCCAGTCGGCAGAACATCTTTCACCGTGAGCACAGCGGCTGTATTGCCGGAATTGCTTATACTCAGCGAGTAGGTGAAGGAGTCGCCGACAGTCAGCGCGCTTGAGCTGGCTGTTTTTACGATCGTAAATACGGGCTGCAGCACGCTCACCGACACAACTCCCGATGCAGCGGCCCCAGCAAAAGCGCCGGAGGTGAAGGCGGCCTTGGCCTGATTCTGGACGAAGCCTGAGGCTGGTATTGCGTTGACCGCTGCCTGGAACACGATCGTGGCGCCGCCCCCTGCGGCAATGTTGCCGATGGAGATGCCGGTGTTGGGATTGGCTCCTGAAACGGAAGCTCCATTCACAGTCACGCTGCCCGTTTGAAAGACTAGCTCCGGCGGCAACGGATCCGATACGATAACGCCGCCAATTGGAGAAGCGCCGCTGTTTAGCAGCGTTAGCGTGTAGGTCAGCACATCTCCTACGGCAGCAGCGGATGCACTGGCACTTTTGGCTATGGACACATTGGGCGACGAAGCCGGCAAGGACACGGTGTTTGACAACGCGCCGCCGCTAAGGATTCTTCCGCTAGGCAAAGTGTAGGTATAACCGGCGGCGGCCTGATTAGCCAGCACAGGTGGAGACGGCAGTGAATTCAGCAGCAGTTGGAACGTCACGGGGACGCTGCCTCCCGGCGAGATGGTTCCAGCAACGATGCCTGTCACCGGATTAGCTCCGGGAACCGGCGTGCCGCCAACCGTTACACTCCCCGGTACAAAGCTGGCTCCGAGCGGTATCGGGTCGGTAATTGTTACGACAGCGGCGATATTGCCGCTGTTGCTTGCAATTACCGTATAGGTGACCGTGTCGCCTACCACGACGGAGGAGGCTCCGGCTGATTTGACCAGTGCAATGACAGGTTGGTAAACCGGCGTCAGAATCGTTCCGGATAAAGCCTGACCCGTTAGCGAGCCGGAGCTGTATGCGGCTTTGGACTGATTGGACAGCTGCCCGCCTGTCGGTACCGAAACGACGCTGATTCGGAACGTTACTGCGATGGAAGTTCCTGCTAAAATTGTGCCGACTGAGATGCCGGTTGAAGGCGATGCTGTCGGTTGGGCGACGCCGCCGACCGTCACGCTGCCGGACACGAAGGAAGCACCGGTTGGGACCGGATCGGTCAAGATTACATTTGTCAGGGCGCCGATGCCGCTATTTGTGATGACGCTCGTATAGGTCATCGTATCGCCGACCGCAAGATCGGGCAGGCTGGCTGTTTTGACTACGTT
This window contains:
- a CDS encoding conserved repeat domain-containing protein yields the protein MLYASSRYFTSKAVIKIPLIVRATFNAAGAMTFTGNTLGLSRSDTAGVPGTNDSIGAFITTNTAVRYGTYPFGTTDLYTANSSSAILTLPAGSTVLYAELIWGGTYVNGNVNLTSAINNPVTFITPAGTNSIVPDSVTAQTGISISGALAYVRSANVTALVQAAGAGTYTTGSVVGTIVITGDSTVNHCGWTLAVIYSNASLPLRNMSLRVGSIFVSTTGSTTTPITGFATPISGALGARALFSSQEGDANRTGDQALFGPTSTSLTALSGTNNFAANFFASQINNDTGALNTTGTFGTLNQINGAPGTNITGGRQGWDITNVDISSTLVNSQTSAVLTLTTSGDTYIMNANGIQININSPNVTVAKSANVSGAVIGDTITYTVTITNSGTANVTSVVLTDPLPAGLSFVSGSVTVAGVARPTADIRSGVAIGTLAFGTSVTSTYRAVVTALPSPPQLNNTASASFSFLNIVGGSTITAVIPSNTVSTPVYAPVLVLAKSASTAAATVGDTITYTILATNSGSIAASVLLTDNIPVGSTYVSGSFRVNGTVIPGANPATGVAIGSVAAGGSSTITFQVNVTSLPTPPQLTDQATAAYTYQPPDGRTLSGSAASNTVSIPVSLPSVNVVKTASLPDLAVGDTMTYTSVITNSGIGALTNVILTDPVPTGASFVSGSVTVGGVAQPTASPSTGISVGTILAGTSIAVTFRISVVSVPTGGQLSNQSKAAYSSGSLTGQALSGTILTPVYQPVIALVKSAGASSVVVGDTVTYTVIASNSGNIAAVVTITDPIPLGASFVPGSVTVGGTPVPGANPVTGIVAGTISPGGSVPVTFQLLLNSLPSPPVLANQAAAGYTYTLPSGRILSGGALSNTVSLPASSPNVSIAKSASASAAAVGDVLTYTLTLLNSGASPIGGVIVSDPLPPELVFQTGSVTVNGASVSGANPNTGISIGNIAAGGGATIVFQAAVNAIPASGFVQNQAKAAFTSGAFAGAAASGVVSVSVLQPVFTIVKTASSSALTVGDSFTYSLSISNSGNTAAVLTVKDVLPTGLTFVVNTVTINGAPAPGLDPQVGIDLPLTSPGAIVLITFVVAVTSLPSPQTVSNSASGTYSYTLPGGRQIIGTLSSNTLIIPVSSPSVSLVGSFNQISAIVGDMLIYTVVVTNNGVSPVNNVVLTDILPPNTAFVPGSVIVQGTSLPLATPVSGIPLGTLAPGASATVQFEVNVTMAIPSQINNQSTASFTSGSFSSTSASNVTNTPITQPQISLTKAASRTAVTLGETVSYTIVVANSGNLQGNVTLFDTIPVGMSFVPNSVSANGVPLPGADLTTGINLGNVLPGANTTVTFSLIADTLPSPQVFVNQASATYTFTPPDGRTLSGSALSNSVSVAVSPPNVTVVKTTPQLDAAVGNTISYSIAVFNGDLDPINNVVLTDALPAGTALVAGSTTVNGVPVATVPSAGIQLGTLAPGAGATVAFSVTVTSVPTGGFVGNQAIVSFTSGILSATVQSGLITTPIYQPSLAAVKTASTASATLGDTISYTVAVTNTGNYGATATVTDLIPTGTVLVPNSVIVGGVPQPGADPSAGIPIGVVAAGATVSVSFSLNITSLPTPQVITNQASVAFSFTLPSGSTLTGSASSNLLVVPVSAPNLSLTIAAGLTAASVGDIIPYTVVLTNNSLAALTSIILTDPLPPGTVFVPGSYAVDGVIIPGANPAAGAPVTGLASGASATVTFSLQVTSLPSPPQVSNTASASFTSGTFTGAAFSNTVVTPIYQPILAAVKTASTSSATVGDTVVYTITLTNTGNYPATATVFDLIPVGTSLVPNSVIVGGAPVPGGDPAIGIPAGSVDGTPVSVMFSVVITSLPVGQQLSNGATVAFVYTLPDGRTLSGSVPSNVLSFPVSSPNVQVAKSVNATDAVVGDTLVYTINVANSGIETVNNTIVSDTIPSGAAFVAGSVTVGGVSQPGANPTTGITVGSISPGSNVNITFSVLVTALPTPPTLTNTATAAFTSGVLAGTSISTPVITPVYQPIITLVKSADRTQATVGDTITYFLTATNTGNYPATLTVTDTIPAGAVFVANSVQINGIPQPGINPQAGIPAGVLAPGASVNIVISLQVNISSLPPSQSLSNQASATFTFIPPDGRTITGSALSNTLVIPVSSPDVTVVKSASSIDAVVGDTLTYTIVVSNSGISAVSNVVLVDPVPTGAAFVPGSVTLDGIPLPVASPSSGIPIGTIAAGDSVTVTFQVTITAVGP